Proteins encoded together in one Riemerella anatipestifer window:
- a CDS encoding N-acetylmuramoyl-L-alanine amidase: MRTIKYIVLHCTATSQTTTIESIKGFWREKLGWKNVGYHYIIKPDGEIVQLADLNTITNGVKGHNRYSVHIAYIGGVEKGKAVDNRTLQQKASQVKLLRELQAKFPTAEILGHRDLSPDLNGDGIISPHEWTKECPSFDTRKWLKEINF; encoded by the coding sequence ATGAGAACTATTAAGTATATCGTTTTGCATTGTACGGCAACTTCTCAAACAACCACCATTGAAAGTATTAAAGGCTTTTGGAGAGAAAAACTTGGGTGGAAAAATGTAGGCTATCACTACATTATTAAACCCGACGGGGAAATCGTCCAGCTTGCGGATTTAAATACCATTACTAATGGGGTAAAAGGGCATAACCGATATAGTGTTCATATTGCATATATCGGTGGCGTGGAAAAAGGAAAGGCGGTTGATAACCGAACCTTGCAACAGAAAGCCTCGCAAGTAAAACTTTTAAGAGAGCTACAAGCGAAATTTCCAACCGCAGAAATTCTCGGACATCGGGATTTATCGCCTGACTTGAATGGTGACGGGATTATCTCCCCTCACGAGTGGACGAAAGAATGCCCCAGTTTTGACACAAGAAAGTGGCTTAAAGAAATCAATTTTTAA
- a CDS encoding site-specific integrase encodes MLKYEGYVTAKKVKDRYLGREHSGHTLLKCFQGLLKDFELKVEKKLRAPGSYNTHKNAYGNLERFLKEKLHRDDIELIELDKTFIDDYDYYLRIERGLDHNSIYGNMGPLLRTIKRALNDNIIIVNPFRHYKNTLVPKDRGYLLKSEIIKLIEYTPCDDFSERMKKLIELVRDLALFSCFTGFSYIDIYQLSSVHLQEFFDGHKWLIKRRQKSKIPCNVRVLEIPEMILKKYEGLGKNGALLPVPSNSTCNKYLKIIMNECGIFRDKPITFHWARHSFATLMLTEDIPIESISKMLGHKHIHTTEIYAKITNTKISKDMELASQKLQNLSLSYT; translated from the coding sequence ATGCTAAAATACGAGGGGTATGTAACTGCAAAAAAAGTAAAAGATAGATATTTAGGCAGAGAACATTCGGGGCACACCTTATTAAAATGCTTTCAGGGTTTACTCAAAGATTTTGAACTCAAAGTTGAGAAGAAATTGAGAGCCCCAGGAAGTTATAATACTCATAAAAATGCCTATGGAAATTTAGAACGATTTCTTAAAGAAAAACTTCACAGAGACGATATAGAATTGATAGAGCTTGACAAAACCTTTATTGATGATTATGACTATTATCTTAGAATAGAGAGAGGGTTAGACCACAATAGTATTTATGGTAATATGGGACCGCTTTTACGAACCATAAAAAGAGCTTTAAATGACAACATTATTATTGTTAATCCTTTTCGGCACTATAAAAATACACTTGTACCAAAAGATAGAGGTTATCTCTTAAAATCAGAGATTATAAAACTCATTGAATACACACCTTGTGATGATTTTTCTGAAAGAATGAAAAAGCTCATAGAATTAGTTAGGGATTTAGCCCTTTTTAGTTGTTTTACAGGTTTTTCATATATTGATATATACCAACTTAGTTCTGTCCATTTGCAAGAGTTCTTTGATGGTCATAAGTGGCTCATCAAACGACGACAAAAATCAAAAATACCTTGTAATGTCCGAGTATTGGAAATTCCAGAAATGATTTTAAAGAAGTATGAAGGCTTAGGAAAAAATGGTGCATTACTTCCCGTACCGAGTAATAGTACCTGTAATAAATATCTCAAAATAATTATGAATGAATGTGGAATTTTTCGAGATAAACCCATTACCTTCCATTGGGCAAGACATAGCTTTGCCACCTTGATGCTGACTGAAGATATTCCAATAGAAAGTATCAGTAAAATGCTTGGACATAAACATATTCATACCACAGAAATTTATGCAAAAATTACAAATACAAAGATTAGTAAAGATATGGAGTTAGCTTCACAAAAGTTGCAGAATTTATCTTTGAGTTATACTTAA
- a CDS encoding phage tail protein — translation MFIVTRNNSIVAPIKAKGTVVEKLFGEETVTMDFSLPHFVLFRIGDAVEVYGKTYYISQEPVVNKKSTKEYVYSLVFNGEKYRLAEVQYFFYDENNELNISEFSITATAQKMVELLVANANRTQTGWSVGRIDSTETKTIDFSDYNCLAALTRIAEDFGLEFWVDADKSIHLEERKKVSGYTLEYGKSKGLKGITRNPYTESSLVTRLYARGSSRNIPKNYRNGQKVLRMPVPFLEKNTDKYGIIEHTQPFEDIYPKRVGTVTQVYADNPLKFSDSTLDFDLNEYNEYGNTIIQKGISAKVIFQTGDLAGYTLEVKEYGFDSASKTFTLLKNQDEKSFDIPSDTFRPQVGDKYIIIDIAMSKSYVDNAEQELQAAAQEYLDKNSKQRFIYAVEPDPIYLKKINFNLKLGHTIQFKDSDFGLDDDIRVISITRDINNPYDISFEIAEQATITQIVRNYIEKEKAQTAIKKQQKYNAEMARRSFLFAEEIKNNVFDNEGYFDAQKIKPLSIETGMLSVGSRMQQFSLPNIALSITSDNKRLHNTAGQMVHLTIDPNAPRTWNLAENTTVQFSDNFNFIYIKADKIGSNATIVVTEQKILFDSDPIFYFFLAGNVSSIINGVRRIKTSYGYTQITPSEITTGRITSPNGSNYIDLKQDGIEINAKVTFASNSPAIKQVVDAVSVGGVNLARNTEFKNGGEHWSKGYPQAEFLPNERSVKITSIDGQVYNQIDQNIKCEKNTEYTISAFVKGIGSAFFYALEMKENGTHTTVYSDNYREFPVNSEYKYVNFTISTQSDTAYFIFILRAFSNNTVWFKDVKVEKGNKATDWSPNPKDIEAEIITIAEAKSNLARIQAEAHADNIVTAEEQARINEAKAKLEEAKAHAQALVTTHRNEVISKFDSLGTMAWENYIEKAMLGNTIVQGGYIKTELLNASAIVSNGGGATTSQLNNAINGVIVGGRNLARNTEFKNGGEHWSKGYPQAEFLPNERAVKITSIDGQDYNQIDQNIKCEKNTEYTISAFVKGIGSAFFYALEMKENGTYTAVYSDNYRVFPINSEYKYVKFTIRTQSDTAYFIFILRAFSNNTVWFKDVKVEKGNKATDWSPNPQDIETLFANLQQGISNMQTSLSDVKTKTDNFASIQGGLMMANLMSVGSNQANQNAFISGITDEGAMSVRFGAGSNYANKHNAPFRVLDNGKMIAKDADITGRITATGGNIGDWEINGSSFRSSSIGSNDSWAQYSSYAFFSPETFLIRKNGSERGETKEVMMGITSSISTGSEGAAAAIKSNIKKTQYDFDRDNVALRLEAKNGVTNTALDILNGDIRVGGEVGYTGELFLGGVWLTIRKGIITNYS, via the coding sequence ATGTTCATAGTTACGAGAAATAATAGCATCGTTGCACCAATAAAAGCGAAAGGTACAGTTGTCGAAAAATTATTTGGTGAGGAAACTGTTACGATGGATTTTAGCCTGCCTCATTTCGTTCTTTTCCGCATAGGCGATGCCGTGGAGGTTTATGGCAAAACTTATTACATCTCACAGGAGCCTGTGGTTAATAAAAAAAGCACAAAGGAGTATGTTTATAGTTTAGTCTTTAACGGCGAAAAATATCGCCTTGCCGAAGTACAATATTTTTTCTATGATGAAAACAACGAACTTAATATTTCGGAATTTTCTATCACGGCAACCGCTCAAAAAATGGTAGAGCTTTTAGTGGCTAATGCCAACCGAACGCAAACAGGCTGGAGCGTTGGAAGGATAGACAGCACCGAAACTAAAACAATAGATTTCAGCGATTATAATTGCCTCGCAGCTCTTACCCGTATAGCGGAGGATTTTGGTTTGGAGTTTTGGGTAGATGCAGATAAGTCTATCCATTTAGAGGAAAGAAAAAAGGTGTCTGGTTACACTTTGGAATATGGCAAAAGCAAAGGACTGAAAGGTATTACCCGAAATCCTTACACAGAGAGTAGCTTAGTTACTCGTCTGTATGCAAGAGGTTCTTCCCGAAATATCCCGAAGAACTACCGCAATGGGCAAAAAGTCCTGCGTATGCCAGTGCCTTTTTTGGAAAAAAATACCGATAAATATGGGATTATAGAACATACACAACCTTTTGAGGATATTTACCCAAAGCGTGTGGGCACCGTTACACAAGTATATGCAGATAACCCTTTAAAGTTCTCGGATAGCACTTTAGATTTTGATTTAAACGAATATAACGAATACGGAAATACTATAATACAAAAGGGTATATCGGCAAAAGTTATCTTTCAAACGGGCGATTTAGCAGGGTACACTTTGGAGGTTAAAGAGTACGGTTTTGATAGTGCAAGCAAAACATTCACACTGCTAAAAAATCAAGATGAAAAGTCTTTTGATATTCCAAGCGATACTTTCCGTCCGCAAGTGGGCGATAAGTATATTATCATTGACATTGCGATGTCTAAATCTTATGTAGATAATGCAGAGCAAGAGCTCCAAGCTGCTGCACAAGAATATTTAGATAAAAATAGCAAACAGCGATTTATCTATGCTGTAGAACCTGACCCTATTTATCTGAAAAAAATAAATTTCAATTTGAAGCTGGGACATACCATACAGTTTAAAGATTCAGATTTTGGATTAGATGATGATATTAGAGTAATCAGCATTACCCGAGATATTAACAACCCTTACGATATTAGTTTTGAAATAGCGGAACAAGCAACTATCACGCAAATTGTAAGAAATTACATCGAAAAAGAAAAAGCCCAAACGGCAATCAAAAAACAACAAAAGTACAATGCCGAAATGGCTCGCCGTTCTTTTTTGTTTGCCGAAGAAATTAAAAACAATGTGTTTGACAATGAGGGGTATTTTGATGCTCAAAAGATAAAGCCTTTAAGCATAGAAACGGGTATGCTTTCGGTGGGTTCTCGTATGCAACAGTTTTCGCTTCCAAATATTGCTCTAAGTATTACGAGCGACAATAAACGCCTACACAACACAGCGGGGCAAATGGTGCATCTAACGATAGACCCAAATGCCCCGAGGACTTGGAATTTAGCGGAAAATACGACGGTTCAGTTTAGCGACAATTTCAATTTTATTTATATCAAGGCGGACAAAATAGGTTCTAATGCAACCATAGTCGTAACCGAACAAAAAATCCTATTTGATAGCGACCCTATATTTTATTTTTTCTTGGCTGGCAATGTATCGTCAATTATTAACGGCGTTAGGCGTATCAAAACCAGTTACGGCTACACGCAAATAACACCTAGCGAAATAACCACGGGACGAATAACTAGCCCAAACGGTAGTAACTACATAGACCTAAAACAAGACGGTATAGAAATAAACGCCAAAGTTACTTTTGCGAGTAATAGCCCTGCGATAAAACAAGTAGTAGATGCTGTAAGTGTAGGAGGCGTAAACCTAGCTCGCAATACTGAATTTAAAAACGGTGGAGAACATTGGAGCAAAGGGTATCCACAAGCAGAGTTTCTACCTAATGAAAGGAGCGTTAAAATAACCTCGATAGATGGACAAGTTTACAATCAAATAGACCAAAATATAAAATGTGAGAAAAACACAGAATATACAATATCAGCCTTTGTTAAGGGGATAGGTTCAGCTTTTTTCTACGCATTAGAAATGAAAGAGAACGGCACTCATACGACTGTTTATTCTGATAATTACAGAGAGTTCCCTGTTAATTCAGAATATAAATATGTGAACTTTACGATAAGTACACAGTCTGACACTGCCTATTTCATCTTTATACTCAGAGCGTTTAGCAACAATACAGTTTGGTTTAAAGATGTAAAAGTAGAAAAAGGTAATAAAGCGACCGATTGGTCGCCCAATCCTAAAGATATAGAAGCTGAAATAATTACAATCGCAGAAGCAAAATCTAATTTAGCGAGAATACAAGCAGAGGCTCATGCTGACAATATAGTAACCGCCGAAGAACAAGCGAGAATAAACGAAGCTAAGGCGAAATTAGAGGAAGCAAAAGCTCACGCACAAGCATTGGTTACAACTCATAGAAACGAGGTTATCAGTAAGTTTGATAGCCTTGGTACAATGGCGTGGGAAAATTATATCGAAAAGGCAATGCTCGGCAACACAATTGTGCAAGGAGGCTATATCAAAACAGAGTTACTAAACGCTTCGGCAATAGTGAGTAACGGCGGAGGAGCCACAACATCTCAACTTAATAATGCTATCAATGGAGTAATTGTTGGTGGTCGAAATCTAGCTCGCAATACTGAATTTAAAAACGGTGGAGAACATTGGAGCAAAGGGTATCCACAAGCAGAGTTTCTACCTAATGAAAGAGCAGTTAAGATAACCTCAATAGATGGACAAGATTACAATCAAATAGACCAAAATATAAAATGTGAGAAAAACACAGAATATACAATATCAGCCTTTGTTAAGGGGATAGGTTCTGCCTTTTTCTACGCATTAGAAATGAAAGAAAATGGTACTTATACGGCTGTTTATTCTGATAATTACAGAGTATTTCCTATAAATTCAGAATACAAATATGTAAAATTTACAATAAGGACACAGTCTGACACTGCTTATTTCATCTTTATACTAAGAGCATTTAGCAACAATACAGTTTGGTTTAAAGATGTAAAAGTGGAAAAAGGTAATAAAGCGACCGATTGGTCGCCCAATCCACAGGATATAGAAACTCTATTTGCTAACCTTCAACAAGGGATAAGCAATATGCAAACCTCTTTGTCTGATGTAAAGACTAAAACAGACAACTTCGCTTCTATTCAAGGCGGGTTGATGATGGCTAATTTAATGAGTGTAGGAAGCAACCAAGCTAATCAAAACGCTTTTATTTCGGGAATAACCGACGAGGGAGCAATGAGCGTCAGGTTTGGAGCAGGTAGCAATTATGCCAATAAGCATAACGCTCCATTTAGGGTGCTAGATAATGGTAAAATGATAGCCAAAGATGCAGATATTACAGGGAGAATAACAGCCACAGGGGGGAATATAGGAGATTGGGAAATAAACGGCTCTTCTTTTAGGTCTTCTAGTATTGGAAGCAACGACTCGTGGGCTCAATATTCGAGTTACGCATTTTTTTCTCCAGAAACTTTTTTAATCAGAAAAAATGGCTCGGAGCGAGGAGAAACTAAAGAAGTGATGATGGGTATTACATCTAGTATATCCACGGGGTCAGAAGGAGCTGCTGCTGCAATAAAAAGCAACATTAAAAAAACTCAATACGACTTTGACAGAGATAATGTGGCACTAAGACTAGAGGCTAAAAATGGGGTTACAAATACCGCTTTAGATATTTTGAATGGAGATATTCGTGTGGGTGGAGAGGTAGGATATACAGGAGAATTATTTTTGGGGGGAGTATGGCTTACCATTAGAAAAGGTATAATAACAAATTATTCATAA
- a CDS encoding glycine--tRNA ligase: MAKQEDDFKKVVSHAKEYGFIFPSSEIYDGLSAVYDYGQNGAELKNNIKQYWWKAMTQLNENIVGLDSAILMHPTTWKASGHVDSFNDPLIDNKDSKKRFRADVLIEDYCAKLEDKAQKEIAKTKKRFGADFDEEQFVNTNPRVLEYRERQKSILTRMAKSLDNNDLADVKALIEELEIADPDTGSKNWTEVRQFNLMFGTKLGASAENAMELYLRPETAQGIFVNFSNVQKTSRHKLPFGIAQIGKAFRNEIVARQFIFRMREFEQMEMQFFVAPGTELSFYEEWKQKRLNWHLALGLGTENYKFHDHEKLAHYANAAADIEFKFPFGFKELEGIHSRTDFDLSAHEKFSGRKLQYFDPERSESYVPYVVETSVGLDRMFLAVFSSSLKEEALEDGSTRTVLSLPPALAPVKAAILPLVKKDGLPEFAEKIFNELKYDFNVIFEEKDSIGKRYRRQDAIGTPFCITVDHDSLNDNTVTLRERDTMKQERVSVEDLRKIIDDKVNFRTLLSKI; encoded by the coding sequence ATGGCTAAGCAAGAAGACGATTTTAAGAAAGTGGTATCCCACGCTAAAGAATATGGGTTTATTTTTCCGTCTAGTGAAATATACGACGGACTATCTGCTGTTTATGATTATGGGCAAAATGGTGCCGAACTAAAAAATAATATTAAGCAATATTGGTGGAAAGCCATGACTCAACTTAATGAAAACATTGTTGGGTTAGACTCTGCTATTCTAATGCATCCTACTACATGGAAAGCTTCTGGGCACGTGGACTCTTTCAACGACCCTTTGATAGACAACAAAGATTCCAAGAAAAGATTTAGAGCCGATGTGCTTATAGAAGACTATTGTGCAAAATTAGAAGATAAGGCGCAGAAAGAAATAGCCAAAACAAAAAAAAGATTTGGTGCTGATTTTGACGAGGAACAATTTGTAAATACCAACCCTAGAGTTCTAGAATACAGAGAAAGACAGAAAAGTATTCTTACTAGAATGGCTAAATCTCTTGATAATAATGATTTAGCTGATGTTAAAGCCCTTATAGAAGAGCTAGAAATAGCAGACCCTGATACTGGCTCTAAAAACTGGACAGAAGTAAGACAGTTTAACCTAATGTTTGGGACTAAACTAGGAGCTTCCGCAGAAAACGCCATGGAGCTTTACCTAAGACCAGAGACAGCACAAGGTATTTTCGTAAACTTCTCTAATGTACAGAAAACTTCTAGACATAAGCTACCTTTTGGGATTGCTCAAATCGGAAAGGCGTTTAGAAATGAAATTGTAGCGAGGCAATTTATCTTCCGTATGAGAGAGTTTGAACAAATGGAAATGCAATTTTTTGTAGCTCCAGGGACAGAATTGTCATTCTACGAAGAATGGAAACAAAAACGACTTAATTGGCATTTGGCACTTGGATTAGGTACGGAAAATTACAAGTTCCATGACCACGAAAAACTAGCTCATTATGCTAATGCAGCAGCAGACATAGAATTTAAGTTCCCATTCGGATTTAAAGAGTTGGAAGGTATCCACTCAAGAACAGACTTTGACCTTTCTGCACACGAGAAATTCTCTGGTAGAAAATTGCAATATTTTGACCCAGAAAGAAGCGAAAGCTATGTGCCTTATGTGGTAGAAACTTCTGTGGGATTAGATAGAATGTTCCTAGCAGTGTTCTCTAGCTCTCTTAAAGAAGAGGCCTTAGAAGATGGTTCTACAAGAACAGTATTGTCTTTACCTCCAGCTCTAGCTCCTGTAAAAGCGGCTATTTTGCCATTAGTTAAAAAAGACGGGCTGCCAGAATTTGCAGAAAAAATCTTCAACGAATTAAAGTACGACTTTAATGTTATCTTTGAAGAAAAAGATAGTATTGGTAAGCGCTACAGAAGACAAGATGCCATAGGTACACCTTTCTGCATTACTGTAGACCATGATTCACTTAATGATAATACAGTAACTCTTAGAGAAAGAGATACAATGAAACAAGAAAGAGTATCTGTGGAAGACCTAAGAAAAATTATAGATGATAAAGTAAACTTTAGAACACTTTTATCTAAAATTTAA
- a CDS encoding PRTRC system protein E: MNTNFFKQIAGLEIEGTLNLTIKKDTENIVISILLNNDACGDKAKHLIPPLTIKGTAEELDEQFFATITPPIESTSKLMVNMESYLKAQEEAQRQSAMEKEKADKEKKEKEKRDKKYKELMEKVEELAEQGKPREAWTKLPSVEEYPEYAEKIRKRRKELTALFQPDLFATE; the protein is encoded by the coding sequence ATGAATACAAATTTTTTTAAACAAATAGCAGGATTAGAAATTGAGGGGACACTCAATCTAACGATTAAAAAAGATACTGAAAACATAGTAATATCCATATTATTGAACAATGATGCGTGTGGCGATAAGGCGAAGCACCTTATCCCACCGCTAACAATCAAAGGTACAGCCGAAGAATTGGACGAGCAGTTTTTTGCAACCATTACACCGCCAATTGAAAGCACCTCAAAACTTATGGTAAATATGGAGAGTTACTTAAAGGCACAAGAAGAAGCTCAAAGGCAATCGGCAATGGAAAAGGAAAAAGCAGATAAGGAAAAGAAAGAGAAAGAAAAGCGAGATAAGAAATACAAGGAACTTATGGAAAAGGTAGAGGAACTTGCAGAACAAGGAAAACCGAGAGAAGCGTGGACAAAGTTGCCAAGTGTGGAAGAATATCCCGAATATGCTGAAAAGATTAGAAAGCGTAGAAAGGAGCTTACAGCACTCTTTCAACCCGACTTATTTGCAACGGAATAA
- a CDS encoding DUF932 domain-containing protein: protein MAHNINYNSRTGKYSFFSVKEKAWHGLGQIVSEHPTSAEAIRHAGLDFEVSKEPLYTKGKGLKTTEQGIEFYDSEIEVPNAFATMRDDNNEILGVVGKDYQVVQNHEAFAFFDEIVGGGNGILYETAGALGKGEKIFITAKLPSYIRVGNGDDVTEKYIFLTTSHDGSGSITAAFTPIRIVCQNTLNAAFKNMNNVVRIRHTSGAKQRLANAHKVMGLANKLSDRLEGTFNEWAKIRVNDREVRKLIELALCPNKETLEHLKKGNTDELSTVFKNTVDDAFMYAMVSDSQQMETTKGTLFGAYNAVTGYYQNVCNYKDDESKLKSLVMGGTAQSRGQKAFDLCNVFAEHGAEMFSYN from the coding sequence ATGGCACATAACATTAATTACAACAGCAGAACAGGAAAGTACAGTTTTTTCAGCGTAAAGGAAAAAGCGTGGCACGGATTGGGGCAAATCGTAAGCGAACACCCAACAAGTGCAGAAGCGATAAGACACGCAGGATTAGACTTTGAAGTCAGCAAAGAGCCTTTATACACTAAGGGTAAGGGATTGAAAACCACCGAGCAGGGAATAGAGTTTTACGACAGCGAAATCGAAGTGCCGAACGCCTTTGCCACGATGCGAGATGATAACAATGAGATTTTGGGCGTAGTAGGTAAAGACTACCAAGTCGTACAAAACCACGAGGCATTCGCCTTTTTCGATGAGATTGTCGGAGGTGGCAATGGAATTTTGTACGAAACCGCTGGGGCTTTAGGCAAAGGCGAGAAGATTTTTATAACCGCCAAATTACCAAGTTATATCCGAGTGGGCAATGGTGATGATGTAACTGAAAAGTACATTTTTTTAACCACAAGCCACGATGGAAGTGGAAGTATTACAGCCGCCTTTACGCCTATCCGAATAGTGTGTCAAAATACGCTGAACGCTGCATTTAAAAATATGAATAATGTGGTTCGTATCCGTCATACATCAGGGGCAAAACAGCGATTAGCCAACGCTCACAAGGTTATGGGATTAGCCAATAAGTTAAGCGACCGATTAGAGGGAACATTTAACGAGTGGGCAAAAATCCGAGTAAACGACCGAGAAGTACGAAAGTTAATAGAATTGGCTTTGTGTCCTAATAAAGAAACCTTAGAACACTTGAAAAAAGGTAACACCGATGAACTATCAACCGTGTTTAAAAATACCGTAGATGATGCTTTTATGTATGCAATGGTCAGCGATAGCCAACAAATGGAAACCACGAAAGGAACTTTGTTCGGTGCATACAACGCCGTTACTGGGTACTATCAAAATGTATGTAATTACAAGGACGATGAAAGCAAATTAAAATCCTTAGTAATGGGCGGAACTGCACAAAGCAGAGGACAAAAAGCCTTTGACCTTTGTAATGTTTTTGCAGAACACGGAGCCGAGATGTTTAGTTACAACTAA
- a CDS encoding single-stranded DNA-binding protein: MNITGRLTRDAEVKALPNDRKVVNFSIAVNNHYRNKQGEDIQQTAFFDCAYWQGTNVAKILTKGALVELTGRVSARAWLSKDGEPKAGLNFHTSKIKLHASGQRQNTETTNGQGTPQPLEETEDDLPF; the protein is encoded by the coding sequence ATGAACATCACAGGACGATTAACAAGAGATGCGGAGGTGAAAGCCCTTCCTAACGACAGAAAAGTAGTAAACTTTTCAATCGCCGTAAACAATCACTATCGTAACAAACAAGGCGAAGACATACAACAGACTGCTTTTTTTGATTGTGCGTATTGGCAAGGTACAAATGTAGCCAAGATATTAACCAAAGGAGCTTTGGTTGAACTCACTGGGCGAGTGAGTGCAAGGGCGTGGCTTAGCAAGGACGGAGAACCCAAAGCGGGGCTTAATTTTCACACCTCAAAAATCAAGTTACACGCAAGTGGACAAAGACAGAACACGGAAACAACTAACGGACAGGGAACACCACAACCGTTGGAGGAAACCGAAGACGATTTACCATTTTAA
- a CDS encoding DUF6808 domain-containing protein codes for MKSKIFIIILSLLLGFSVFLHIQRERAIGKQEQQISELIEHSYKNEIINHYYRDSIKHTVFKEKVVETTNEKQLAIGKTYADSLEQALKMSIKKIDQVSKINAELIARLQLREFTQPNGDKVLTHKDKYLNLNYYPQTDSIDFRYNIRLNEARYKDRKWLFGKTNYYIDVFSDDPRVHINGLKSYRIRGQPLPRWGLGVHAGYGISINNGIFKTTPVIGLGINYNLINF; via the coding sequence ATGAAAAGTAAAATTTTTATCATCATTTTATCTCTACTCCTTGGTTTTAGTGTGTTTTTACACATTCAAAGAGAACGGGCAATTGGCAAACAAGAGCAACAAATTTCGGAGCTTATAGAGCATTCGTATAAAAATGAAATTATAAATCATTATTACCGAGATAGCATTAAGCACACGGTATTCAAAGAGAAAGTCGTGGAGACCACGAATGAGAAGCAACTCGCTATCGGCAAAACCTACGCAGATAGCCTAGAGCAAGCACTTAAAATGTCCATCAAAAAGATAGACCAAGTAAGTAAGATAAATGCCGAGCTAATAGCTCGCTTGCAACTGCGTGAGTTTACTCAGCCTAATGGCGATAAGGTATTAACCCATAAAGATAAATACCTCAATCTAAACTATTATCCACAAACGGATAGTATAGATTTCAGATACAATATTAGGCTGAATGAAGCCCGCTACAAAGACCGAAAATGGCTATTCGGGAAAACCAACTACTACATAGATGTTTTTTCTGATGACCCGAGGGTACATATTAACGGACTGAAAAGCTACCGCATTAGGGGACAGCCCTTACCTCGCTGGGGGCTAGGCGTACACGCTGGCTACGGAATATCCATAAACAATGGGATATTCAAGACTACGCCCGTCATAGGGCTAGGTATCAATTATAATTTAATCAACTTTTAA
- a CDS encoding Arm DNA-binding domain-containing protein, with the protein MKQTKRTTFTVLFYLKRKNPKADGTIPIMARITINGKNEPFSTKLSLSPSLDLQNSQVCGKTDEAK; encoded by the coding sequence ATGAAACAGACCAAAAGAACAACATTCACAGTATTGTTTTACCTAAAAAGAAAAAATCCGAAAGCCGATGGAACTATTCCCATTATGGCAAGGATTACCATTAACGGAAAAAATGAACCCTTTTCTACCAAGTTGAGTTTATCTCCTTCGTTGGATTTGCAAAACAGTCAGGTTTGCGGAAAAACCGACGAAGCTAAGTAA
- a CDS encoding IS982-like element ISRa1 family transposase, whose translation MNNLEQIYERILEVLGLFSENQLISYQRRTPKMSDLEVISLNITAEYLSIDSELQLFRKLPNSLINKIERSVYNKRKRRLSLQTEQIRQRISMEFNEFEDIFIVDSMPMKVCENARSTRSKICKEQSYSSPTYGYCASQKLYFYGYKLHAVCSLNGVIKNFDISPASVHDIHYLKDSGEQMRNCTLIGDRGYLSAKVQIDLFNYANIKLDTPMRSNQKDYIPQFSLYKKKRKRIETFFSQLCDQFMIKRNNAKTFEGFKTRIISKITAATVIQYINKFIFQRKLNHLKISII comes from the coding sequence ATGAACAACTTAGAGCAAATATATGAAAGAATTTTGGAAGTTTTAGGACTTTTTTCAGAAAATCAACTGATTAGTTATCAGAGAAGAACACCTAAAATGAGCGATTTAGAAGTCATAAGCCTTAATATTACTGCTGAATACTTGAGTATTGATAGCGAATTACAGTTATTTAGAAAATTGCCAAACTCTCTGATAAACAAAATTGAAAGAAGTGTTTACAATAAGCGAAAACGAAGACTATCCCTACAAACAGAGCAAATTAGACAGCGTATTTCGATGGAGTTCAATGAGTTTGAAGATATTTTTATCGTTGATAGCATGCCAATGAAAGTTTGTGAAAACGCTCGTTCTACTCGTTCAAAAATTTGTAAAGAGCAATCCTATTCTTCACCAACATATGGTTATTGTGCTTCACAGAAATTATATTTCTATGGCTATAAACTACACGCAGTATGTTCTTTAAATGGTGTGATTAAGAATTTTGATATAAGCCCTGCATCCGTTCACGACATCCACTATTTAAAAGATAGTGGTGAGCAAATGCGAAACTGTACTTTAATTGGAGATAGAGGCTATTTATCAGCAAAAGTTCAAATAGATTTATTTAACTATGCTAATATTAAATTAGATACACCAATGAGAAGTAATCAGAAAGATTATATTCCTCAATTTTCATTGTACAAGAAAAAGCGAAAACGAATTGAGACATTTTTCTCTCAACTTTGCGACCAATTTATGATTAAAAGAAACAATGCTAAAACTTTTGAAGGCTTTAAAACAAGGATAATCAGTAAAATAACCGCCGCAACGGTTATTCAATATATCAATAAATTTATCTTCCAAAGAAAATTAAATCATCTAAAAATCAGTATTATTTAA